A portion of the uncultured Bacteroides sp. genome contains these proteins:
- a CDS encoding glycoside hydrolase family 43 protein: MKKHLIFICLLMLGTLLPCQSCTSEYKYIDDIVVSEVEIPVPLGDPFILLYNGTYYAYGTHSDEGIEVYTSDDLLTWKYNGLALNRKDSYADRWFWAPEVYAVDGKFYMYYSADEHICVAVADSPVGPFSQSKQEPMISDEKCIDNSLFIDDDGTPYLSFVRFNDGNNVWIAELERDLVTINKETMHPCIHVSQKWEEVWPRVNEGSFILKHNGIYYMTYSANSYESPFYGVGCATATDLMGNWSKYDENPLLQKPGDLVGVGHSAIFIDKAGKMRMVYHAHKDKSSIHPRAMYIGDVSFENVNGVDRMRISKEYIIPKLIK; this comes from the coding sequence ATGAAAAAACATCTGATTTTTATTTGTTTATTGATGTTGGGAACACTGCTCCCTTGTCAATCATGTACTTCTGAGTATAAGTATATTGATGATATTGTTGTAAGCGAAGTTGAAATACCTGTTCCCCTTGGTGATCCGTTCATCTTGTTATATAATGGAACTTACTATGCTTATGGTACCCATTCGGATGAAGGAATAGAAGTTTATACCTCCGATGATTTGCTGACATGGAAATACAATGGTTTGGCATTGAATAGAAAAGATTCGTATGCAGACCGTTGGTTTTGGGCACCTGAGGTTTATGCTGTGGATGGGAAGTTTTATATGTATTATTCGGCAGATGAGCACATCTGTGTGGCAGTTGCCGATTCTCCTGTTGGCCCTTTTTCTCAAAGTAAGCAAGAGCCTATGATTTCCGACGAGAAGTGCATAGATAACTCTCTGTTTATTGATGATGACGGTACACCTTATCTATCTTTTGTTCGGTTCAATGATGGCAATAACGTTTGGATAGCTGAGTTGGAAAGAGATCTTGTAACCATCAATAAAGAAACGATGCATCCTTGTATTCATGTCTCACAAAAATGGGAAGAGGTTTGGCCTCGTGTCAATGAAGGCTCTTTTATCCTGAAACACAATGGTATTTATTACATGACTTATTCAGCCAATAGCTATGAAAGTCCTTTCTATGGTGTCGGCTGTGCTACTGCGACCGATTTGATGGGCAATTGGAGCAAATATGACGAAAATCCATTGTTACAGAAGCCTGGCGACTTGGTCGGTGTAGGGCATAGTGCCATATTCATCGATAAAGCCGGCAAGATGCGTATGGTTTATCATGCTCATAAAGATAAAAGTAGTATCCATCCGCGTGCTATGTACATCGGAGACGTTTCTTTTGAAAATGTGAATGGAGTGGATCGCATGAGAATTAGTAAAGAATACATAATCCCTAAATTGATAAAATGA
- a CDS encoding efflux RND transporter periplasmic adaptor subunit produces the protein MDREIPKKERLKERNKKIIRFSIIGIVCIVAISVLISLMRTGVIRKDLIFSTVDKGTIEVSVSASGKVAPAFEEIINSPINSRIIEVYRKGGDSVDMGTPILKLDLQSAETDYKKLLDEEQMRRYKLDQLKVNNQTKLNDMAMQIKVSAMKLNRMKVELRNEYYLDSLGAGTTDKVRQAELSYNVAQLEYEQLRQQNANEKQVRAAELKVQELDFNIFRKSLAEMKRTLDDAQIRSPRKAILTYINNQVGAQVPQGGQVAIISDLSHFKVEGEIADTYGDRVSAGGKAIVKIGSEKLEGTVSSVTPLSKNGVISFTVQLAEDNNKRLRSGLKVDVYVMNAVKEGVMRIANASFYVGRGEYELFVQTSSDEIVKRKVQLGDSNFEFVEVLSGLKPGDKVVVSDMTSYKNKNKLKVK, from the coding sequence ATGGACAGAGAGATTCCTAAAAAAGAACGCCTCAAAGAGCGTAATAAGAAGATCATTCGATTCTCGATAATCGGTATTGTATGCATTGTTGCTATTAGTGTGCTCATTTCGCTAATGCGTACGGGAGTTATCAGAAAAGATTTGATATTTTCTACCGTTGACAAAGGAACGATTGAAGTGAGCGTTAGCGCTTCCGGAAAGGTTGCACCGGCTTTCGAAGAGATCATTAATTCGCCTATTAATAGTCGGATAATTGAAGTCTATCGCAAAGGGGGAGATTCAGTCGATATGGGTACTCCTATCTTGAAGTTGGATTTGCAAAGTGCTGAGACGGATTATAAAAAATTATTGGATGAAGAGCAGATGCGCCGTTATAAACTGGATCAACTGAAGGTAAACAATCAAACGAAACTGAATGATATGGCGATGCAGATTAAAGTTTCTGCCATGAAACTGAACCGCATGAAGGTGGAGCTGCGCAATGAATACTATCTGGATAGTCTTGGTGCAGGCACCACAGATAAAGTACGTCAGGCTGAACTGAGTTATAACGTGGCTCAGTTGGAATATGAACAGTTGAGGCAACAAAATGCCAACGAAAAGCAGGTGCGGGCTGCGGAGTTAAAAGTACAAGAACTAGACTTTAATATATTTAGAAAATCATTGGCCGAAATGAAGCGTACACTAGACGATGCGCAAATTCGCTCTCCACGCAAAGCGATCCTTACCTATATTAATAATCAGGTGGGTGCACAAGTGCCACAAGGTGGACAAGTAGCTATTATTTCAGATTTGAGCCATTTTAAGGTGGAAGGTGAAATAGCCGATACGTACGGAGATCGTGTGTCGGCAGGTGGAAAGGCCATCGTGAAGATTGGAAGCGAGAAACTGGAAGGAACAGTGTCTAGCGTGACCCCATTGTCGAAAAATGGTGTGATCTCATTTACCGTGCAGTTGGCTGAAGATAACAACAAACGTCTCCGCTCAGGTTTAAAAGTAGATGTGTATGTGATGAATGCGGTGAAAGAAGGCGTGATGCGCATTGCCAATGCATCGTTCTACGTAGGTCGTGGAGAGTACGAACTCTTTGTACAGACTTCTTCGGATGAAATTGTGAAGCGGAAAGTGCAGCTGGGTGATTCTAATTTTGAATTTGTAGAGGTGCTCAGTGGCTTGAAGCCGGGTGACAAAGTTGTGGTTTCGGACATGACCTCTTACAAGAATAAGAATAAACTGAAGGTAAAATAG
- a CDS encoding family 43 glycosylhydrolase, which translates to MRKNMLLLAWFCLASCSSSTAQDEKPVEKGDYYQNPVINYSLPDPSVINGGDGYYYLYATEDIRNLPIHRSKNLLDWEYVGTAFTEHTRPDFEPRGGLWAPDINKIGNRYVLYYSMSVWGGEWTCGIGCATADKPEGPFTDHGKMFRSNEINVQNSIDPFYIEESGRKYLFWGSFRGIYVIELSDDGLALKEGAAPQQIAGTAYEGTYIHKKGGYYYFFASIGTCCEGLNSTYTTVVGRSENLFGPYVSKSGGNMMENKHEVLIHKNNSFVGTGHNSEIVTDKAGNDWMFYHAVSTKHPEGRVLMMDKIEWQDGWPSVLGDSPSIESKKPVF; encoded by the coding sequence ATGAGAAAAAATATGCTTTTGTTGGCATGGTTTTGCCTCGCATCTTGTTCTTCATCGACTGCACAGGATGAAAAGCCCGTTGAAAAGGGCGATTATTACCAGAATCCTGTGATAAATTATAGCTTGCCTGATCCTTCTGTCATTAATGGAGGCGATGGCTATTACTACTTGTATGCTACTGAGGATATTCGTAACTTGCCTATTCACCGCTCTAAGAATTTGCTGGATTGGGAGTATGTGGGTACTGCTTTTACCGAACATACGCGACCAGACTTCGAGCCTAGGGGAGGGTTGTGGGCGCCGGATATTAATAAAATAGGCAACCGCTATGTGCTCTACTATTCCATGTCAGTATGGGGAGGCGAATGGACTTGTGGCATAGGATGCGCAACAGCTGATAAACCAGAGGGACCTTTTACCGATCACGGAAAGATGTTCCGCAGCAATGAAATCAATGTTCAGAACTCCATAGATCCCTTTTATATCGAAGAAAGTGGACGGAAATATCTCTTTTGGGGTAGTTTCAGAGGTATTTATGTCATTGAACTTTCGGATGACGGACTTGCACTAAAAGAAGGTGCTGCACCGCAACAAATAGCAGGAACAGCCTATGAAGGAACTTATATTCATAAGAAAGGTGGTTACTATTATTTCTTTGCTTCCATTGGAACTTGTTGTGAAGGATTGAACAGTACTTACACTACGGTTGTAGGACGTTCGGAGAATCTTTTCGGCCCTTATGTAAGCAAGAGTGGAGGAAACATGATGGAGAATAAACACGAAGTATTAATCCATAAAAACAACTCTTTTGTGGGTACTGGACATAATTCTGAAATTGTAACAGATAAGGCTGGTAATGATTGGATGTTCTATCATGCAGTAAGCACAAAACATCCCGAAGGTCGTGTATTGATGATGGATAAGATTGAGTGGCAAGACGGATGGCCATCAGTACTTGGAGATTCTCCATCAATTGAGTCTAAAAAACCGGTATTCTAA